GAGTATGGCTCATATAAAACGATGAGAACTTTACTCAAATGGGAAAATAAGTGGAAAAAACATCGTACAGCACCTTCATTTAGTTTTTCTCGATCTAATAACGACTATCATTTCATCAATAATGCTTTTGGTGATCCCAATGAATGGTTTCTCGATAGGCGTATCAATGCAGATTATGTTCATGCAGATTTTCATTTTCCATACATTTTTTCTTTCAAAAAAGGCGAATTTTTATCATCCATTTGGTGGAAAAAAACTCACATGGGACTTCCTTCTTCTATCAAAACTCCTCAAATTCCAGAAAATGAACGATGGTCTGATCATACATTGAGGTATACGACTCAGGTAAACATCCTACTTGATCGCTTACTTATAAAGCCTGCTATTTTTTTTGAAAGAATGAATATCTTCTATACGCATAAACAGTTGAATTTGCAATCTAACACTGAAACATTTCGATATGCTTTTAGATTAGATGCTAATTTCTCCTGGAAATCAAACATTAAAACTCATTTCACTTTTTATGACGAATACGTCCAAGCTTCAAGCAATAATTATTTAGATAAAGTCAAAGACAACTATGCTTTTTTGAAATCTTCAATCATGTTTCATTTATACCGTAAATGGAATGTAGAAATTTGGAATCATTTTTTTTTACATTATTGGTTAGTTCCTGGTTTTAAGGTTTTATTCTATGCTTCTGACAATCTTCATTTGCTGGCCGGAGTTGCTAAAAACATACACAGACCCACCCTTAATGATCGTTATTGGTATCCTGGAGGAAATCTCGATCTTAAAGAAGAGGAATTCTGGACAGCTGATGTCCATGGAACATATAGTTTTACTATATATCAAATTCAAATGAAGTATCAAAGTTCTTGGTTTTACTATCTTGCCAAAAACTGGATTATGTGGCTTCCTGACACATTATCATCTTTATGGAAACCCCAAAACATACTCCGTGTTCATGGAAAAGGGACCGATCAAAGCATTGAAGCAGCTTTACATTCTTCTGATTATATTCTAAGAATGTT
This is a stretch of genomic DNA from Bacteroidales bacterium. It encodes these proteins:
- a CDS encoding TonB-dependent receptor; its protein translation is EYGSYKTMRTLLKWENKWKKHRTAPSFSFSRSNNDYHFINNAFGDPNEWFLDRRINADYVHADFHFPYIFSFKKGEFLSSIWWKKTHMGLPSSIKTPQIPENERWSDHTLRYTTQVNILLDRLLIKPAIFFERMNIFYTHKQLNLQSNTETFRYAFRLDANFSWKSNIKTHFTFYDEYVQASSNNYLDKVKDNYAFLKSSIMFHLYRKWNVEIWNHFFLHYWLVPGFKVLFYASDNLHLLAGVAKNIHRPTLNDRYWYPGGNLDLKEEEFWTADVHGTYSFTIYQIQMKYQSSWFYYLAKNWIMWLPDTLSSLWKPQNILRVHGKGTDQSIEAALHSSDYILRMFVLTTLQWVKNKQKELIYNPRTKLTLIGELTIKKFFSISWSTIYVGKRFTNLDNTRYMPYYILHDLKFSLYLQKIKAYLPSIHLMCNNVLNTNYQSIAWFPMPRRLFLIQLTWFK